The Trinickia acidisoli genome includes a window with the following:
- a CDS encoding BPSL1445 family SYLF domain-containing lipoprotein: MQKRNLMRKAAAVVVVGAFALAGCTTTTNNGNPVGATPGSNMSKRQEINSGVDATLSRLYAQVPGARELVQKAHGVLVFPKVLQAGFMVGGQYGEGALRVGGQTAGYYNTVSGSFGFQAGAQSKAVIFLFMTDDALNAFRARDGWSVGGDASVAVLKMGANGAIDTTTATKPVEVIVMTNAGLMGDLSLEGTKITRLNI; the protein is encoded by the coding sequence ATGCAAAAACGAAACTTGATGCGCAAGGCGGCCGCTGTCGTCGTAGTCGGCGCGTTCGCGCTCGCCGGCTGCACGACCACCACGAACAACGGCAACCCGGTCGGCGCGACGCCGGGCAGCAATATGTCCAAACGTCAGGAAATCAACTCGGGCGTCGATGCGACGCTCTCGCGCCTGTATGCTCAAGTGCCGGGCGCGCGCGAACTCGTGCAGAAAGCGCATGGGGTACTCGTATTTCCGAAGGTGCTGCAGGCAGGTTTCATGGTCGGCGGACAGTATGGGGAAGGCGCATTACGCGTAGGCGGCCAGACGGCCGGCTACTACAACACCGTCTCCGGCTCGTTCGGGTTCCAGGCGGGTGCGCAATCGAAGGCTGTGATCTTCCTATTCATGACCGACGACGCGCTCAATGCGTTCCGCGCGCGTGATGGCTGGTCGGTCGGCGGGGATGCGTCGGTTGCCGTGCTCAAGATGGGGGCCAATGGCGCCATCGATACGACGACGGCCACCAAACCCGTGGAAGTCATCGTGATGACGAATGCGGGCCTCATGGGCGACCTCTCGCTCGAAGGCACGAAGATCACCCGACTCAACATCTAG
- a CDS encoding PrkA family serine protein kinase, with amino-acid sequence MDIYSSFANRFEKTREEELSLEEYLALCKNNPAAYATASERMLTAIGEPEQVDTRHEPRLSRIFANKVIKVYPAFREFYGMEDVIEQVVAYFRHAAQGLEEKKQILYLLGPVGGGKSSIAERLKQLMERVPFYSIKGSPVNESPLGLFDYDEDGAVLEEQYGIPRRYLKSILSPWAVKRLHEYNGDIRKFRVVRRYPSILRQIGIAKTEPGDENNQDISSLVGKVDIRKLEQYAQDDADAYSYSGGLCLANQGLLEFVEMFKAPIKVLHPLLTATQEGNFKGTEGFGAIPFEGIILAHSNESEWKAFRNNRNNEALLDRIFVVKVPYCLRVSEEIKIYEKLIRNSSLAQAICAPGTLKMMAQFSALTRLQEPENSNLFSKMQVYDGENLKDTDPKAKSYQEYRDYAGVDEGMTGVSTRFAFKILSRVFNFDTSEVAANPVHLMYVLEQQIEREQFPPETEQKYLSFVKELLASRYAEFIGKEIQTAYLESYSEYGQNIFDRYVTYADFWIQDQEFRDHDTGESFDRAALNAELEKIEKPAGISNPKDFRNEIVNFVLRARAANGGKNPAWISYEKLRVVIEKKMFSNTEELLPVISFNAKGSAEEQRKHEDFVNRMVTKGYTPKQVRLLCDWYLRVRKSS; translated from the coding sequence ATGGATATTTACAGCAGCTTCGCGAACCGCTTCGAGAAAACCCGAGAGGAGGAGCTCTCGCTCGAGGAGTACCTCGCGCTCTGCAAAAACAATCCCGCCGCGTACGCGACGGCCAGCGAACGCATGTTGACGGCGATCGGGGAGCCAGAGCAGGTCGACACGCGCCATGAACCCCGCTTGTCGCGGATCTTCGCGAACAAGGTCATCAAGGTATACCCCGCGTTTCGAGAGTTCTACGGCATGGAGGACGTGATCGAGCAGGTGGTCGCGTATTTCCGTCATGCCGCGCAGGGTCTCGAAGAAAAGAAGCAAATTCTTTATCTGCTCGGCCCGGTGGGCGGCGGCAAATCGTCGATCGCCGAGCGTCTGAAGCAGTTGATGGAACGCGTGCCGTTCTATTCGATCAAGGGCTCGCCGGTCAACGAATCTCCGTTGGGGCTTTTCGATTACGACGAAGACGGCGCGGTCCTCGAAGAACAGTACGGCATTCCGCGCCGCTACCTCAAGAGCATCTTGAGCCCGTGGGCCGTGAAGCGCCTGCACGAGTACAACGGCGACATCCGCAAGTTTCGCGTCGTGCGCCGCTACCCCTCGATCCTGCGGCAGATCGGGATCGCGAAGACGGAGCCGGGCGACGAGAACAATCAGGACATCTCGTCGCTCGTGGGCAAGGTCGACATTCGCAAGCTCGAACAGTACGCGCAGGACGATGCCGACGCCTACAGTTATTCGGGCGGGTTGTGCCTAGCCAATCAAGGCTTGCTTGAGTTCGTGGAAATGTTCAAGGCGCCGATCAAGGTGCTGCATCCGCTGCTCACCGCGACGCAGGAAGGCAACTTCAAGGGCACGGAAGGGTTTGGTGCGATTCCGTTCGAAGGCATCATCCTCGCGCACTCGAACGAATCGGAGTGGAAAGCGTTCCGCAATAACCGTAACAACGAAGCGTTGCTCGACCGGATTTTCGTGGTCAAGGTGCCGTACTGCCTGCGCGTGTCCGAAGAGATCAAGATCTACGAGAAGCTGATCCGCAACTCGTCGCTGGCTCAGGCCATCTGCGCACCGGGTACGTTGAAGATGATGGCGCAGTTCTCGGCGCTCACGCGCTTACAGGAGCCCGAGAATTCGAACCTGTTCTCGAAGATGCAGGTCTACGACGGCGAAAACTTGAAGGACACCGATCCGAAAGCGAAGTCGTACCAAGAATATCGCGATTACGCCGGTGTCGACGAAGGAATGACGGGCGTCTCGACGCGGTTCGCCTTCAAGATTCTCTCGCGCGTGTTCAACTTCGATACGAGCGAAGTGGCGGCGAATCCGGTGCACCTGATGTACGTGCTCGAGCAGCAAATCGAGCGCGAGCAATTCCCACCGGAAACCGAGCAAAAGTATCTGTCGTTCGTGAAGGAACTGCTGGCGTCGCGTTACGCCGAGTTCATCGGCAAGGAGATCCAAACCGCGTATCTCGAGTCGTATTCGGAATACGGTCAGAACATTTTCGACCGGTACGTCACGTATGCCGATTTCTGGATCCAGGATCAGGAGTTTCGCGATCATGACACGGGCGAAAGCTTCGACCGCGCCGCGTTGAATGCCGAACTCGAAAAGATCGAGAAGCCGGCCGGCATCAGCAACCCGAAGGATTTCCGCAACGAAATCGTGAACTTCGTACTGCGTGCTCGCGCGGCCAACGGTGGCAAGAATCCGGCTTGGATCAGCTACGAGAAGCTGCGCGTCGTCATCGAAAAGAAGATGTTCTCGAACACGGAGGAATTGCTGCCCGTCATTTCGTTCAATGCCAAGGGTTCCGCCGAGGAGCAGCGCAAGCACGAAGATTTCGTCAATCGCATGGTCACCAAAGGCTATACGCCGAAACAGGTGCGCTTGCTCTGCGACTGGTATCTGCGCGTGCGCAAGTCGTCGTAA
- a CDS encoding ABC transporter permease: MTDPTARPDAGTAVLGDAPSARPAGTRLGLSNYLGLAGALAAMIALFSALSSHFLTYETFSTIANQIPDLVVMSVGMTFVLIIAGIDLSVGSVLALAASVVSVAALKWGWGPVPSALIGMAAAALTGMVTGGVTVGWRIPSFIVSLGVLEAARGLAYQLTDSRTAYIGDAFDFLSNPIAVGISPAFVIAVVVMIAAQLVLTRTVFGRHLVGIGTNEEAVRLAGVDPRPYKVAVFALMGALSGMAALFQVSRLEAADPNAGVGLELQVIAAVVIGGTSLMGGRGSVISTFFGVLIISVLAAGLAQIGASEPTKRIITGAVIVIAVVLDTYRSRRKRG, from the coding sequence ATGACCGATCCGACCGCGCGCCCCGATGCGGGCACCGCTGTCCTCGGCGATGCGCCGAGTGCCCGTCCGGCCGGCACTCGGCTCGGCTTGTCGAACTACCTGGGGCTGGCCGGCGCGCTGGCGGCGATGATCGCGCTGTTTTCGGCGCTGAGCTCGCACTTTCTGACCTACGAGACGTTCAGCACGATCGCCAACCAGATTCCCGATCTCGTCGTGATGTCGGTCGGCATGACATTCGTGCTCATCATCGCCGGGATCGACCTGTCGGTCGGCTCCGTCCTCGCGCTGGCGGCATCGGTCGTCAGCGTGGCGGCGCTCAAATGGGGCTGGGGCCCAGTGCCTTCCGCGTTGATCGGGATGGCCGCCGCGGCGCTGACGGGCATGGTCACCGGTGGCGTCACGGTCGGCTGGCGCATCCCATCGTTCATCGTCTCGCTCGGGGTGCTCGAGGCCGCGCGCGGGCTGGCCTATCAGTTGACCGATTCGCGCACGGCCTATATCGGCGACGCGTTCGACTTTCTTTCCAATCCGATCGCGGTCGGCATCTCGCCGGCTTTCGTGATCGCCGTCGTCGTGATGATCGCGGCCCAGCTCGTGCTGACGCGTACCGTATTCGGACGGCATCTCGTCGGCATCGGCACGAACGAGGAAGCCGTGCGGCTCGCGGGTGTCGATCCGCGCCCGTACAAAGTGGCGGTATTCGCGCTGATGGGGGCGCTGTCCGGGATGGCCGCGCTGTTCCAAGTGTCGCGGCTCGAAGCGGCAGACCCGAACGCCGGCGTCGGCCTCGAGTTGCAGGTCATCGCCGCGGTCGTCATCGGTGGCACGAGCCTCATGGGCGGGCGAGGTTCCGTCATCAGCACGTTTTTCGGGGTGCTTATCATCTCGGTGCTTGCCGCCGGCCTCGCGCAGATCGGCGCGAGCGAGCCGACCAAGCGAATCATCACGGGCGCCGTCATCGTGATCGCGGTGGTGCTCGATACGTATCGGAGTCGGCGCAAGCGCGGTTGA
- a CDS encoding sugar ABC transporter substrate-binding protein yields MLHRTRRRMLVAAAALACTALAPLCATDALAQSANKPDAARPKVALVMKSLANEFFLTMETGAKDYQKHNAGKFDLITNGIKNETDTAAQINIVEQMIDSHVDAIVLAPADSKALVPVVKKAVDAGIIVVNIDNQLDPDVLKSKGLNVPFVGPNNAKGAEKVGDFLAKKLKAGDEVGIVEGVSTTTNAQQRTAGFKAAMQKVGAKIDSVQSGEWEIDKGNAIASAMLNQYPNIKALLCGNDNMAIGAVSAVRAAGKQGKVYVVGYDDIDAIKPMLKDGRVLATANQYAAKQAVFGIDTALKAIEEHKKQSDLSQMVETPVDLVTKTSK; encoded by the coding sequence ATGCTTCACCGCACCCGTCGCCGTATGCTTGTTGCCGCCGCCGCGCTCGCCTGCACGGCCCTCGCGCCGCTCTGCGCGACCGACGCGCTCGCGCAGAGCGCCAACAAACCTGACGCGGCCCGGCCCAAGGTCGCACTCGTGATGAAATCGCTGGCGAATGAGTTCTTTCTGACGATGGAAACCGGCGCGAAGGATTATCAAAAGCATAATGCCGGCAAATTCGATCTCATTACGAACGGCATCAAGAACGAAACCGACACGGCCGCGCAAATCAACATCGTCGAACAGATGATCGACAGCCACGTCGACGCAATCGTGCTGGCGCCGGCCGACTCCAAAGCGCTCGTCCCCGTCGTGAAAAAGGCCGTCGATGCCGGCATCATCGTCGTGAACATCGACAACCAACTCGACCCCGACGTACTCAAGTCCAAGGGCTTGAACGTGCCGTTCGTAGGCCCCAACAACGCCAAGGGCGCCGAGAAGGTCGGCGACTTTCTCGCCAAGAAGCTGAAGGCCGGGGACGAGGTAGGCATCGTCGAGGGTGTGTCGACGACGACGAATGCGCAGCAGCGGACCGCCGGGTTCAAGGCGGCGATGCAGAAGGTCGGCGCGAAGATCGATTCGGTTCAATCCGGCGAATGGGAGATCGACAAGGGCAATGCGATCGCTTCGGCTATGCTGAATCAATACCCGAACATCAAGGCACTGTTGTGCGGTAACGACAACATGGCGATCGGCGCAGTGTCGGCCGTGCGCGCCGCCGGCAAGCAAGGCAAGGTCTATGTCGTCGGCTACGACGACATAGACGCGATCAAGCCGATGCTCAAGGACGGCCGCGTGCTCGCGACGGCCAACCAGTATGCCGCGAAGCAAGCCGTATTCGGCATCGATACGGCGCTCAAGGCGATCGAGGAGCACAAGAAGCAATCGGACCTGTCGCAGATGGTCGAAACGCCGGTCGACCTCGTCACGAAGACCTCGAAGTAA
- a CDS encoding LacI family DNA-binding transcriptional regulator, giving the protein MATIKDVAAIAGVSFTTVSHVVNNTRPVSADVRAKVERAIAQLNYVPSAVARSLKARTTATIGLVVPNSTNPYFAELARGIEDGCARGGYCMFFCNSDDDPKKQRNYLRILQEKRIDGLIIASAGDDAVLASSLTDTREPLVIVDRNIEGLAADLVQIDHERGAYLATRHLLELGHVRIGCITGPVATAVSAMRVHGFIRAMTERGIDIEPSAIVESDFSGTGGQEAAGRLFDTVRPTAIFACNDMMGIGALRVAAERGIRVPQHCSIIGFDDIELSSFTYPALSTVGQSVRALGEAAAHMLIERISGVVSGATRRRVITPRLVLRESTAVFAGPVSAALCA; this is encoded by the coding sequence ATGGCGACGATCAAGGATGTGGCGGCCATAGCCGGCGTGTCGTTCACCACCGTATCGCACGTGGTCAACAACACACGCCCGGTTTCGGCCGACGTGCGCGCGAAAGTCGAGCGCGCGATCGCCCAGCTCAACTACGTGCCGTCCGCGGTCGCGCGGTCGCTGAAGGCGCGCACGACGGCGACGATCGGGCTCGTTGTGCCCAACAGCACGAACCCGTATTTCGCTGAGCTTGCGCGTGGCATCGAAGACGGGTGCGCGCGCGGCGGGTATTGCATGTTTTTTTGCAATTCCGACGACGATCCGAAAAAGCAGCGCAATTATCTGCGAATCCTGCAGGAAAAGCGCATCGACGGGCTCATCATTGCATCGGCCGGCGACGATGCCGTGCTGGCGAGCAGCCTGACGGACACGCGCGAGCCGCTCGTCATCGTCGATCGCAACATCGAAGGCCTCGCGGCCGACCTGGTGCAGATCGATCACGAGCGCGGCGCTTATCTGGCGACACGGCATCTGCTCGAACTCGGCCATGTGCGCATCGGCTGCATCACGGGGCCCGTGGCAACGGCGGTCAGTGCGATGCGCGTGCACGGTTTCATTCGCGCGATGACCGAGCGCGGCATCGACATCGAGCCGAGCGCGATCGTCGAGAGCGATTTTTCCGGCACGGGCGGGCAGGAAGCGGCCGGGCGCCTGTTCGACACCGTGCGGCCCACGGCGATCTTCGCTTGCAACGACATGATGGGGATCGGCGCGCTGCGGGTCGCCGCCGAGCGCGGCATTCGCGTGCCGCAACATTGTTCGATCATTGGGTTTGACGATATCGAACTCAGCAGTTTTACGTACCCGGCGCTGTCCACTGTCGGCCAATCGGTGCGCGCGCTCGGCGAAGCCGCCGCGCACATGCTGATCGAGCGAATCAGCGGCGTGGTGAGCGGGGCGACGCGCCGCCGTGTCATCACGCCACGGCTCGTGCTGCGCGAATCGACAGCGGTGTTCGCCGGGCCCGTGAGCGCGGCCTTGTGCGCGTGA
- a CDS encoding methyl-accepting chemotaxis protein, with product MLRNGMSIKTRIGLAMAFLSALLLALGTLGLSGMGKASNATRDIYQNQMPSAVAIEMAESYAARERLALDRAAMHAGQADETKKNFDRAAVLRATSDGWWKKYQDLPRDSDEDKLLQDVVAKREALQGVISNYVDAINANDHDKILSTADDLQIAFVALSKSDDALSKLQFSQSKAEFNASQANYDTFRLVTTVLLVAALAAALWSYLNLRAAIAKPLGDALSYFEAIASGDLRKPIIVRTRDEMGLMLDGLAKMQHSLTDTVRTVRSGSESIASATKEIAAGNLDLSSRTEEQAASLQETTSSMDHLTDTVRQNAENARQASALAANASDIANKGNEVVGQVVGTMGEINDSSAKIADIITIIEGIAFQTNILALNAAVEAARAGEQGRGFAVVAGEVRALAQRSSGAAKEIKTLIDTSVERVRSGSALVGEAGRTMEEIIAAVQRVTDIMGEIAAASEEQNGGIGEVARAVSQMDQVTQQNAALVEQASAAAQSLQEQAERLRTAVSVFQLADDTGGWHASPNRSVPMIDAGASKPSAKQMGASSQMAKRGHSPIHARPTRPIAAPSPKRAAALPNTKPTTSAVAVATHAERAAAVASKPSIAPAPRAHTPTPTAESKPVVADQSAVSASAPARKVASSAAPSSTTSNDDWETF from the coding sequence ATGTTAAGAAATGGTATGTCGATCAAAACGCGCATCGGTTTAGCGATGGCGTTTTTATCCGCGCTGCTGCTCGCCCTCGGCACGCTCGGCTTGTCGGGCATGGGCAAGGCGAGCAACGCGACACGCGACATCTATCAGAACCAGATGCCGAGCGCGGTAGCGATCGAGATGGCGGAAAGTTACGCGGCGCGCGAACGGCTTGCGCTCGATCGCGCCGCCATGCACGCGGGCCAGGCTGACGAGACGAAAAAGAACTTCGACCGCGCCGCGGTGCTTCGCGCGACGTCGGACGGTTGGTGGAAAAAGTATCAAGACTTGCCGCGCGATTCGGACGAAGACAAGCTTTTGCAGGACGTCGTCGCGAAACGCGAAGCGCTGCAAGGGGTCATTTCCAATTACGTCGACGCGATCAATGCGAACGACCACGACAAAATCCTTAGTACTGCCGACGATCTCCAAATCGCTTTTGTCGCATTGTCGAAAAGCGACGACGCCTTGAGCAAACTGCAATTTTCGCAATCGAAAGCAGAATTTAACGCTTCGCAAGCGAACTACGACACTTTCCGTCTCGTGACGACAGTCCTGCTCGTGGCGGCACTCGCCGCGGCCCTTTGGTCCTACCTGAACCTGCGAGCGGCGATCGCGAAGCCGCTTGGCGATGCGCTTTCCTATTTCGAAGCGATCGCGTCGGGCGACTTGCGCAAACCAATCATCGTGCGCACACGCGACGAAATGGGGCTCATGCTCGACGGTCTGGCGAAGATGCAACACAGCCTGACCGACACCGTGCGTACGGTCCGAAGCGGCAGCGAATCGATTGCATCGGCGACGAAAGAGATCGCGGCGGGCAACCTCGACTTGTCCTCACGCACCGAAGAGCAAGCCGCATCGCTGCAAGAAACGACCTCGAGCATGGACCACTTGACGGACACCGTCCGGCAAAACGCCGAGAACGCGCGGCAGGCGAGTGCACTGGCCGCGAACGCATCGGACATCGCCAACAAGGGCAACGAAGTGGTTGGGCAGGTCGTCGGCACGATGGGCGAGATCAACGACAGCTCGGCCAAGATCGCGGACATCATCACGATCATCGAAGGCATCGCCTTCCAAACGAACATTCTCGCGCTGAACGCGGCCGTCGAAGCCGCGCGTGCCGGAGAGCAAGGGCGCGGTTTCGCGGTTGTCGCCGGCGAAGTGCGTGCGCTCGCGCAACGCTCCTCGGGCGCGGCAAAGGAAATCAAGACGCTTATCGATACCTCGGTCGAACGCGTGCGTTCGGGATCGGCGCTCGTGGGCGAGGCCGGCCGCACCATGGAAGAAATCATCGCTGCCGTGCAGCGCGTGACGGACATCATGGGCGAAATCGCCGCGGCCTCCGAAGAGCAGAACGGCGGGATCGGCGAGGTCGCGCGGGCGGTCTCGCAGATGGACCAAGTCACGCAGCAGAACGCAGCCCTCGTCGAGCAAGCGTCAGCTGCGGCGCAATCGCTGCAGGAGCAGGCGGAGCGCCTTCGCACGGCCGTCAGCGTGTTCCAACTCGCCGACGATACGGGCGGATGGCACGCGTCGCCGAATCGCTCGGTGCCGATGATCGATGCAGGCGCATCGAAGCCGAGCGCGAAGCAGATGGGCGCGAGCAGCCAGATGGCCAAGCGCGGCCATTCGCCGATTCACGCGCGCCCGACGCGCCCCATTGCCGCACCATCGCCTAAGCGAGCGGCTGCGCTGCCTAACACCAAGCCGACGACGTCGGCCGTAGCAGTCGCAACGCATGCCGAGCGGGCCGCCGCCGTGGCCTCCAAGCCTTCGATCGCGCCGGCACCGCGAGCCCATACCCCAACGCCAACGGCCGAATCGAAACCCGTGGTCGCCGATCAGTCGGCTGTTTCCGCATCGGCACCCGCTCGCAAGGTCGCCTCATCGGCGGCCCCATCGAGCACGACATCGAACGACGACTGGGAAACGTTCTAA
- the rbsK gene encoding ribokinase, with translation MTETNAANATKCLGVVAVVGSLNMDLVVRVPRLPAAGETLAGHAFAQVAGGKGGNQAVAAARLGARVAMIGCVGADGNGALLRAGLEAEGIDCGALATCDAVPTGVALIAVDEAGRNSIIIVAGGNGELTDADIARHESLLSEASVLVCQLETPPSTVHAAIDAGRRLGKTVILNPAPAMGPLPGAWLPLVDYLIPNEVEAAALTGMPIGSPAQAADAAQALRSQGARNVLITLGASGVLAALESGTTHFEAPRVTAVDTTAAGDTFIGAFAAQLAGGVAVDDAVRFAQRAAALSVTRPGAQPSIPTLAELDSAR, from the coding sequence ATGACTGAAACGAATGCGGCGAATGCAACGAAGTGCCTCGGCGTGGTGGCGGTCGTCGGCAGCTTGAACATGGATCTCGTCGTGCGCGTGCCACGCCTGCCCGCGGCCGGAGAAACGCTCGCCGGGCACGCGTTTGCACAGGTAGCCGGCGGCAAGGGCGGCAACCAGGCGGTCGCGGCCGCACGCCTCGGCGCGCGCGTGGCGATGATCGGTTGTGTCGGCGCGGACGGTAACGGCGCTTTACTGCGCGCCGGCCTCGAGGCCGAGGGCATCGATTGCGGGGCGCTCGCCACCTGCGATGCCGTGCCGACGGGCGTCGCCCTGATCGCCGTCGACGAGGCCGGGCGCAACTCGATCATCATCGTCGCAGGCGGCAACGGCGAACTGACGGACGCGGACATTGCCCGCCATGAATCGCTGCTGTCCGAGGCCAGTGTGCTCGTTTGCCAGCTCGAAACGCCGCCGAGTACGGTGCATGCGGCAATCGACGCGGGCCGGCGTCTCGGCAAGACAGTCATTCTCAATCCTGCCCCGGCGATGGGACCATTGCCCGGCGCATGGCTGCCGCTCGTCGATTACTTGATCCCGAACGAAGTGGAGGCTGCCGCGCTGACCGGCATGCCGATCGGCTCGCCGGCGCAAGCGGCCGATGCCGCGCAAGCACTGCGCAGCCAAGGCGCGCGCAACGTGCTGATCACGCTGGGCGCGTCCGGTGTCTTGGCGGCGCTCGAGTCGGGCACCACGCATTTCGAGGCCCCCCGCGTGACGGCTGTCGACACGACGGCGGCCGGCGATACGTTCATCGGCGCGTTTGCCGCGCAACTCGCGGGCGGCGTCGCGGTGGATGACGCAGTGCGCTTCGCGCAACGCGCGGCGGCGCTGTCGGTGACCCGCCCGGGCGCGCAACCGTCCATTCCCACCCTCGCCGAACTCGACTCGGCGCGTTGA
- a CDS encoding sugar ABC transporter ATP-binding protein, protein MDLTDHDETNAVLSVTGIGKTYAEPVLADVTLALYGGEALALTGENGAGKSTLSKIVGGLVAPSAGAMRLLSADYAPKSRHEAEALGVRMVMQELNLLPTLTVAENLFFDRLPCRGPRALGWIDRARLAEDARVAMARVGLNAIDPDTPVGALGIGHQQMVEIARNLIDDTRVLIFDEPTAMLTAREVDLLFEQIDRLKASGVAIVYISHRLEELARVAERVAVLRDGRLVTVDQMRNLTSERLVTLMVGRELGERIDLGERRIGAPLLKVDGLSRGTVVRDVSFEVREGEIFGVSGLIGAGRTELMRLIYGADAAERGTVSIGRPLQPTRIDSPADAVRHGIALITEDRKGEGLLLPHSIAANVSLGNMAAVARWGVVDGRREQALARKQMEALHVRAHGPAQPVGELSGGNQQKVVIGRWLARDAKVLLFDEPTRGIDVGAKFDIYTLLGALAREGRALVVVSSDLRELMLICDRIGVMSAGSLTGMFDRDEWTQDALLAAAFAGHMNGSREAAPNPNYPARSLS, encoded by the coding sequence ATGGATTTGACCGACCACGACGAAACGAACGCAGTGCTCAGCGTCACCGGAATCGGCAAAACCTATGCCGAGCCGGTGCTCGCGGACGTGACGCTCGCGCTGTACGGCGGCGAAGCGCTCGCGCTGACCGGCGAGAACGGCGCGGGCAAAAGTACGTTGTCGAAGATCGTCGGCGGGCTCGTCGCGCCCAGCGCGGGCGCGATGCGGCTCTTGAGCGCCGACTACGCCCCCAAGAGCCGGCACGAAGCCGAGGCGCTCGGCGTGCGCATGGTCATGCAGGAGCTGAACCTGCTACCCACGTTGACCGTCGCCGAAAACCTGTTTTTCGATCGATTGCCGTGCCGCGGCCCGCGTGCGCTGGGCTGGATCGATCGCGCGCGCCTGGCCGAGGACGCCCGCGTGGCCATGGCACGCGTGGGCCTCAATGCAATCGATCCGGATACGCCCGTCGGCGCGCTCGGTATCGGCCATCAGCAAATGGTCGAAATCGCGCGCAACCTGATCGACGATACGCGCGTGCTCATCTTCGACGAGCCGACGGCCATGTTGACGGCGCGCGAGGTCGATCTTTTGTTCGAACAGATCGATCGGCTCAAGGCGAGCGGTGTCGCCATCGTCTATATCTCGCATCGGCTCGAGGAACTGGCGCGGGTGGCCGAGCGCGTCGCGGTGCTACGAGACGGGCGCCTCGTTACGGTCGACCAGATGCGGAACCTGACGAGCGAGCGCCTCGTCACGCTAATGGTGGGGCGCGAGCTTGGCGAGCGCATCGATCTGGGCGAACGCCGCATCGGCGCGCCGTTGCTGAAAGTCGACGGCCTGAGCCGCGGCACGGTCGTGCGCGACGTCTCGTTCGAGGTTCGCGAAGGCGAGATTTTCGGCGTGAGCGGCCTGATCGGGGCCGGCCGCACCGAGCTCATGCGTCTCATCTACGGCGCCGATGCGGCGGAGCGCGGCACGGTGTCGATCGGCCGGCCGCTTCAGCCCACGCGGATCGATTCGCCGGCCGATGCGGTGCGGCACGGTATCGCGCTCATCACCGAAGACCGTAAAGGCGAGGGCCTGCTGCTACCGCATTCGATCGCCGCCAACGTATCGCTCGGCAACATGGCCGCCGTGGCGCGTTGGGGCGTCGTCGACGGTCGGCGTGAACAAGCGCTCGCGCGCAAGCAGATGGAAGCGCTGCACGTTCGGGCGCACGGCCCGGCGCAGCCCGTGGGCGAACTCTCGGGCGGCAATCAGCAGAAGGTCGTGATCGGCCGCTGGCTCGCGCGCGACGCCAAGGTGCTGCTGTTCGACGAGCCGACGCGCGGCATCGACGTCGGGGCGAAGTTCGACATCTACACACTGCTTGGCGCGCTTGCCCGCGAGGGGCGAGCCCTCGTCGTCGTGTCGAGCGACCTGCGCGAGCTGATGCTGATTTGCGATCGGATCGGCGTCATGTCGGCAGGAAGCCTCACTGGCATGTTCGATCGAGACGAATGGACGCAGGACGCGTTGCTCGCAGCCGCATTCGCGGGCCATATGAACGGCTCGCGCGAAGCCGCGCCTAACCCCAATTACCCCGCACGGAGTCTGTCATGA